The following nucleotide sequence is from Aedes aegypti strain LVP_AGWG chromosome 3, AaegL5.0 Primary Assembly, whole genome shotgun sequence.
cgagctacacacacggttaccaatggcttttagggcgttatctcagagtatgcgagatataattataaatttatttgtgcTATATGTATGAACACTAttataatataaaaatgaagcatttattttgtcgcagaCTCGTTTCAATATCAATCGAAAATATGTACATCTCAATGAGTTCTAATTTTGCCCTCCATGatagcagaaacagtttttataTTGCTATAACTGatagcaaaaaaagttttcaatttgatttcatggaaacatttttctgctctcagccttgatattttaaccgttaaaacgaccaaaatgacagCAAAATGAGTTATCAAAATTCGCGACATCACAACACCAAAATTGGTcttcaatatgatctcaagctttggTCACCCGTCTACAATTCCCACAACCAATTGCTATACCATCGTCTCAAATTATAGACGAACAACAAGTCAGTTCTAATATTTTCTCAGCAAGTCGAAACATCTGAAATCTCATGAAACAAATGAAACAGAAGAAGATAATCATTTTAGATCCTCAACAGAATCCCAGCATAATATGGGGACCTCGGCCAAAATGTCTGTGTTTTCATTAcagatttttgggatttttaacGTGACAACAATTTGGGAACCCTGAAGAATCTTAGTTAAgctgaagatgaatcgaagccaaacctcaaattttcaagagcacaaatctggagaaccgaacacccatttgagctgaaaatttaatcgattggtcaccaccagctagtgttAAAATTTCCAGCGAAATCTTGAAGAATCTGAGCAAGATCACTGCGGTATCTGAGTATTCCTAGCTGactcttgaagattttttacCAGATCTAAATGATTCTCAGCGGGATCCTGAGTGTTTTCAGCAGAATCTGCAGCAAGATCTTGACGATTCTTTCTTTTTAGAATCTGATGGGATTTAGAAGTTCACAAAGTAGATCTTGGGCTTAATTATTGGATACGGGATATACTTAGactgaaaaaagttttattttatcaCATTATTGAGAAATTTCAGCTGAATTTTGAGGCTTCTGTGCAAAATTCCTTGTTGACTCTTGGGATTCCCAACGAGATCCTGCATATTCTTCTTGCCCAGTAAACACATCTTCGTAtatgatgggatataagagtacaaatgtggaggcgatatacgtacatcttgcacgcagccttatggcgcatgtacgtatatcgcctccacatttgtactcttatgcgctatcgtatacgagtttgtgtttactgggtggtGTCCTGAGATCATTTACGACAACCTCAAGAAGTCTGAGCGAAATCCTATCTGGATTTGGGAATATTTCTGACGATTCTGAGAGTTTCCAATCAAGAGCATTAGCAGCAGAATCCCTGTGGAATGTAGGAATTCTAAGCGATATCTTGAGGGTTCTTGGTGAGAATTCATAGTTATCATCTGAGTAATTTTCAGTAGcaattggaggaatctctgtaaTTAATTCTAAATTCTATCGCTTGAAGTTGAGTAAGGCTCCGCTTAACAAGTTAAGTCTAAAGTGCTCCTCAATCCAACAGATCTGAAAACCCCTGTGTTAGAACATAAATTAAAGAGCGGATTTTTGGCTGAAGATTGTTCATAATTtcaaaaaactcaaataaaaaaagtcttTACTAATGATAATGCTGCAAAATCATTCACTTTAgatatttaatttttcttttggcTAACAGCGCTTCCTCATGTAGCTGAGAGTTTTTTATTTCATGCCTACATGGCATAGTACAATAGAGTTATCGCTATCATTCGTTCGTATGAGGAGTAACTTGTAAAAACGTTCAACCGCTTCTTTCCGTTACCAATCACATATTCCACTTCACGACCGTTCCCTATGCCCCCATCATATGCGACTACATCTCTGCGTTCCCACCGGACAACCGCATGTGCGCATCATCTGACATCTCCCGCCGCAGGTAACGCCTCCGTCCCAACACCCGGTCGGGCACCCTGCGCATCGCAGTTACATAAGACAAGTGGAGAAAATTTTCCTAGCCCTCCGCACAGTCGCCGAAATGTTGTCCTCGCTGAGAAATGTGCTAAGTACCGGTTCCCGGGTCCAGGCCGAGCTCGTCCGGAACTATGCGGCCAAGGCAGCAGCCAAGGCCGCCGCTGGAGCCCAAGGTAAGGTCGTTGCCGTCATCGGTGCCGTCGTCGACGTGCAGTTCGATGATAACCTACCACCGATTCTGAACGCCCTGGAAGTCCAGGAGCGTGGCTCCCGTCTGGTGCTGGAAGTGGCCCAGCATCTGGGAGAGAACACCGTCCGTACGATTGCCATGGACGGTACCGAAGGTTTGGTGCGTGGACAGCGCGTCTTGGATACCGGATCTCCCATCCGTATTCCGGTCGGTGCTGAAACCCTGGGCCGTATCATCAACGTCATCGGTGAACCCATCGATGAACGTGGCCCCATTGAAACCAACCTGTCCGCCCCAATCCACGCCGAAGCCCCCGAGTTCATCGACATGAGCGTCGAGCAGGAAATTCTGGTCACCGGAATTAAGGTCGTCGATCTGCTGGCCCCGTACGCCAAGGGTGGTAAGATCGGTCTGTTCGGTGGTGCCGGAGTCGGTAAGACTGTGTTGATTATGGAACTGATTAACAACGTCGCCAAGGCCCATGGTGGTTACTCTGTGTTCGCCGGAGTCGGAGAACGTACCCGTGAAGGAAACGATCTGTACAATGAAATGATTGAAGGTGGTGTCATTTCCCTGAAGGACAAGACCTCCAAGGTCGCTCTGGTGTACGGACAGATGAACGAGCCCCCCGGCGCCCGTGCCCGTGTCGCTCTGACTGGATTGACCGTTGCCGAGTACTTCCGTGATCAGGAAGGACAGGATGTGCTGCTCTTCATTGACAACATTTTCCGTTTCACCCAAGCTGGTTCTGAGGTATCTGCCCTGCTGGGTCGTATCCCATCTGCTGTCGGTTACCAACCAACCCTGGCCACTGACATGGGTAGCATGCAGGAACGTATTACCACTACCAAGAAGGGTAAGGACAAACATTCCCTAAAAATCTGATCATTATTAGCCTGACACACCTTTTCCTTGATTTTAGGATCCATCACCTCCGTGCAGGCTATCTATGTGCCAGCTGACGATTTGACCGATCCTGCCCCAGCCACTACTTTCGCTCACTTGGACGCCACCACTGTATTGTCCCGTGCCATCGCTGAGTTGGGTATCTACCCGGCTGTGGATCCTCTGGATTCCACCTCTCGTATCATGGACCCGAACATCATTGGTGCCGAGCACTACAACATCGCTCGTGGTGTCCAGAAGATCCTCCAGGATTACAAGTCGCTGCAGGATATCATTGCTATCCTGGGTATGGATGAATTGTCTGAGGAGGACAAGCTGACCGTGGCCCGTGCCCGTAAGATTCAGCGTTTCCTGTCGCAGCCATTCCAGGTCGCTGAGGTGTTCACCGGTCACGCCGGAAAGCTGGTCCCTCTGGAGGAAACCATCAAGGGCTTCACCAAGATCCTGAACGGCGAGCTGGACCATTTGCCCGAGGTCGCTTTCTACATGGTTGGTCCGATCGAGGAAGTCGTCGAGAAGGCCGAACGTTTGGCGAAGGAAGCCGCCTAAGGGGCTTTCGAAATTGTGCTGGAAGAAAGTTATTACCCATTACATAATAAAAAATCGAAGTAAATTTACCATAAGCGAAACATGTAACAAACAAAgaaaaagttaaataaaaatCGGAAAATATTACATAATCGTTACGTTAGACTGAGGATGACGTATAGTAATTAGAGCGGGAGTTAGCCAAATAGACATGTGATGCAAATATCATCTGAGTCGATTGGTAAAAATTGCGCATGATGAAAACAATGCGAATATTTGTAGCTAAAAAGGCTAAAATCGGTCGAAAAATGTTGGAAACGTTACGATTTCAAGAAACTGTTTCTCTAGAATCAAAAGTAGTCACTTATCgaactattgagagaatttcaaAGCAACTGCTTAAGGATATAGAATGATTTTCTGATTCATTCCAATAGAAAGTTCTTTTATCTAAAGAAACGACTTCTTCTCAAAGgacaaaatttccattcaaaatgtGTTTAAAATCATCCTTCTGATTCATTACAAAAGAATAgtacaatcattaatagaaaTGATGATGCTATCTTTGTTGTTCAATAGGAATTTGAGATTGGAATTCACATTCCAATAATATTCAATCACACAACATAATATGGGGTGGAGGGGATAAAAAGAACACTCTTTGTTTGTAAGGATCATGTtgtagtttttaaataaaatatttgccatTTTTATGTATAGTAATGAATTGATATGCAGGACTGGTAGCGATTAAGTGCCTTTAgcataggaactttagagaccttcttAAAAAACCAAAAAAGACCGACCAGCAACAAAAAAAGAccgaaccaagaaaacaaaaatagcactgcggaacacgtttttgtctccagcacaaaaataccgctattcacttaattaagggttgctgaatccattgccgttttcagaaatatcatagtacgtctagtttttgagatattgactgttgaaaatgcaaaaaatgactatttcagccaacttgcatgcaagtttgccagcttgtattgCAGGTTGCTTTGAAATATGGATTTTCAGTGCACTTCGTTGATCACACCTTTTTCTTGCTTGAAGGCGGTTGCCAAAAATCATTTCGCTAattaattcaaaaacaaactttttcaatGGAATAAACGAAAAAGATCGCACAACTGGCAACCTTGCTCGCCCTTCTTTGGTGGCGGAAGATCGAAAACCAAAACAAAGCCGAGAAAGACAAAGGCAAATTTGGTAGCATGTGGCTTTGCATGACATTTCTCTTTGTCAAAATGCTGTCAGATCGCGAAGTTGCACTTTGCCGTCACACTTATAAGTGTCACACTTTCAAAGTGTGATGTTCGATTTGGTGGGAACAGCGCaataaggtaatatattggcttaatttgccacagaattcaaactttatgtgtataacaatacttatcatcaaagtttgtattactttcgatacggaaaagttattttttgatggtttagagaattgttgtattttgccatatagaagaaacgaagaattttgtagggagactgcaagcatgttgaaaaaatcggtttaatcgaaatttaatcgcgcagtttcaatcaaattatgtctgaaatgaaagttttgcatgtttggtggattagattacaaaaaagtatgataaattgtactttaaatttcatgtaaacattaataaaaccagtgttttatacaactttggcgacctgtagctaaaaattgtgacgtgctggaacatttctgagaatgacaccagattcagcaaccccaaatctactcgagacacataatttgatccttgagacacgcaaacatgtcatttttgttacgctgtgtagttCAAACAGGAATCAAGAGATAGAAGTTTTCATAAGAATTTTACGGAAACCCCGGTCGGACATTtgcgcaatattgttttttttttttgaactatAAGTAAAATTGCTTGTATTACCGTATGCATTTTTTCAAGAtgaaatttcattagaaactaATTCAGATATTTGTCTAAAGAATACAATATATTGATCAACCTGAACTTTTTGAAGGATATCTCCAGAAACTATTCTTCAGACTCTACCATAAATttattagatatattttggCGAACCCGCCCTGGGCGAAAAACCACTTAAAAAAGATAAATTAACTAATTTGTCCAGAAAAGCCCCGAGTTTATTCAGTGATTCTTCAATCGATTTCGTTCAAGATTACCATTTAGAACATTTTTAAGAGCTCAAGTaataatttttccagagatgtcTCCACTTCTTAGGATTTTCTCTAGTATTGTCGATCAATTTTTCCAAGATGCCAGCCATCAATTTCTAAAAGGAGGAAACGTTAATGACATTTTCAAgatattattacaaaaaatccttagaaaattCGGAAATTATTGCTTAAACAAATCCTAtgtgtttgaggttatggctatCACTCttcaataaaactcaaaaaccgATGTTCGCTTATATCCGACGTTTTGGAATAAAGTGGGGCCGAAACGATCCCAGATTGCGACCCGGATAATTTTTGGATTCTAGCCTGCATAGTATGGGGAATTGGTTTTATGCTGTTGTTTCGTTTGGCAAATCATAAAAACACagcaaattcattgaaaaaaaacacaatgCATGTGTCCGAAACGACGGATTTAAGCGAAAACccatttttgagttttattggAGACAGAAATCCATCACTTTAAACATCAATATCACAATTGTACCTCCACAAAATAAATCCTAtagtaatctctgatgaaacttaTGTAGAAATTACTGATGAACTTTTGCgaggatctctgaaaaaataCTAATTTTTGAAGTAATGATCGATTCAACGTACAAGGATCCGCTAATGTAATcctcgtcatcatcgaaatttcAACAGCGCTTTTGCTATTCAAAACTGCAATTTATTCGAcggaaatgtgttcactgtgtttcggctGAAGAATAAAATGCAGTGAACCTATTCTCATGTAaactttcatgattttgaacgaaaaatttgctttttaaaattctcaaattgataACACGAATCCTGCCCTCTTCattcctggataaaatcctgCAAGATTTTCTGAAGACATTTCTTGaaaacattcttaaaaaaagTGTATATAAATGTTCGTAATAATTCCTGTAGTATCTGCTGATGTCAAACCTCAATTTTCACTTCAAAAAATCCTCGAGAATTATTTGGAAGCATTGC
It contains:
- the LOC5577999 gene encoding ATP synthase subunit beta, mitochondrial; protein product: MLSSLRNVLSTGSRVQAELVRNYAAKAAAKAAAGAQGKVVAVIGAVVDVQFDDNLPPILNALEVQERGSRLVLEVAQHLGENTVRTIAMDGTEGLVRGQRVLDTGSPIRIPVGAETLGRIINVIGEPIDERGPIETNLSAPIHAEAPEFIDMSVEQEILVTGIKVVDLLAPYAKGGKIGLFGGAGVGKTVLIMELINNVAKAHGGYSVFAGVGERTREGNDLYNEMIEGGVISLKDKTSKVALVYGQMNEPPGARARVALTGLTVAEYFRDQEGQDVLLFIDNIFRFTQAGSEVSALLGRIPSAVGYQPTLATDMGSMQERITTTKKGSITSVQAIYVPADDLTDPAPATTFAHLDATTVLSRAIAELGIYPAVDPLDSTSRIMDPNIIGAEHYNIARGVQKILQDYKSLQDIIAILGMDELSEEDKLTVARARKIQRFLSQPFQVAEVFTGHAGKLVPLEETIKGFTKILNGELDHLPEVAFYMVGPIEEVVEKAERLAKEAA